The following coding sequences lie in one Pseudoxanthomonas sp. SE1 genomic window:
- a CDS encoding 20S proteasome subunit A/B, which yields MTYCVGIEVNEGLVFAADTRTSASFDDVRVYRKLHVFEWPGDRVFVIMSAGNLATTQLTLSKLQRDVDDPHAPRSLRTFSHLYEVAEYVGETLVTSQARVIDDAQQSGVNVQSTLILGGQIAGERPGLYMVYPLGNCIATSPETPYLQIGESKYGKPILDRIIRPETSLEDAARCALVSLDSTIRSNLSVGMPVDMALLRAGDLKISQKVRLEADTPLYAEIHDTWSRKLEAAVHSLPRFPWEPQQEREAPTGPLPAMPPRRAPSRQDPGDAQGQQ from the coding sequence ATGACCTATTGCGTCGGCATCGAAGTCAACGAAGGCCTGGTCTTCGCCGCGGATACCCGCACCAGCGCTTCGTTCGACGATGTGCGCGTGTACCGCAAGCTGCACGTGTTCGAATGGCCGGGCGACCGCGTATTCGTCATCATGTCGGCCGGCAACCTGGCCACCACCCAGCTCACGTTGTCCAAGCTGCAGCGCGACGTGGACGATCCGCATGCGCCGCGCAGCCTGCGCACGTTCTCGCACCTGTACGAAGTGGCCGAATATGTCGGCGAAACCCTGGTCACCAGCCAGGCGCGGGTGATCGACGATGCCCAGCAGAGCGGCGTCAACGTGCAATCCACGTTGATCCTGGGTGGCCAGATCGCGGGCGAACGGCCCGGCCTGTACATGGTCTATCCGCTGGGCAACTGCATCGCCACGTCACCGGAAACGCCGTACCTCCAGATCGGCGAATCGAAGTACGGCAAGCCCATCCTCGACCGCATCATCCGGCCCGAGACCTCGCTGGAAGATGCCGCACGCTGCGCACTGGTGTCGCTGGATTCCACCATCCGCTCCAACCTGTCGGTCGGCATGCCGGTGGACATGGCGCTGCTGCGCGCAGGCGATCTGAAGATCAGCCAGAAGGTGCGGCTGGAAGCGGACACGCCGCTGTACGCCGAGATCCACGACACGTGGTCGCGCAAGCTGGAGGCGGCCGTGCACAGCCTGCCGCGGTTTCCCTGGGAACCGCAGCAGGAGCGCGAAGCGCCCACGGGCCCGCTGCCAGCGATGCCGCCGCGGCGCGCACCGTCGCGGCAGGATCCCGGCGACGCACAGGGGCAGCAGTAA